The DNA window GTCGAGCAAGCCGAGGCCGACAAAGCCAACGACCCCACCACGCCCCGCTCTCCCGACCCGCTCCCCGAGCCCGACCCCCGCATCGAGACGCTGGCGCGCATGGCGCACCAGGAAGGCCTGGCCGGCTACGCGATGTTCGAGATCCTCGGCAGCCACCGCCCCGAGCGCGCGCGCGGCGCCCCCCAGGATCTACACGAGGCCGTGGTGCGCTACATCGAGCGGCACATCCTCTCCCAGGACCAGCCGCTCCCCGACGGCCTCTATCAAACGAAGCGCGCGCCGACGCCCGGGCCGACGACGCTCGCGCTCTCTTCGCCCCGCCCATGAGCCAGCGCGCCCCTCGACCGGACGAGGCGGGCGGAGCGCAGCCCCTCGGCGAGCCCTGGTCCTCGCGCGCTGCGCTGAACATCGCGCTGAACGCCACGCTGAACGCCACGCTGAACGCTGCGCTGAGTGCCGTGCTGCTCGCGGGCTGCACCGCCTCTCCCCTCCCCGCCCCCTCCGACACACCACGCCCAGCCTTTCCCACCACGCAGACGGCGCCGCGCCCGAGCGCCAGCGCGACCGCTTCGCCCACCCCTTCGCCAGGACTCACTGGCCCTCAGCCGCCCCCCTTGCCGTGGGCGCAAGCCACCGAGTCCCCGCAACCGCTCGCCGCCACCCCGGAGACCGCGACCCTCCTTTCCCTGTGCGGCACCGCGGACGCGGCGCTCACCGACGTCGCCCGCCGCAACGTCGAGCGCCAGGTCCGCGGCCTCGACATCTTCCCTTCCGACGAACTGCTCTTCACCTTCCGCGCCGCCGGCGGCCCGCATCCCTGGCCACGCGCCTGGTCCATCGACGGCGACTCGTTGACGGACGGCGAGCTGAGCGCCCGCTTCGGGGCCTGGGTCGACGGCTGGCGGACCTTCGGCCAGCGGCGCTGCGGCGTCGCCCGCGGCACCCGCGCGAACGGCTCGGAGGTCGTCTCCGTCGTCGGCGTCGACGCACTCGCCGACCTCGCCGCGCTCCCCACCACCGCCCGCCTCGGCCAGTGGCTCACCGTCGAGGGCTTCTTCCTCGTCCCCGTGCACGAGGCCCGCCTGGTGCTGCTCGGCCCGCGCGGCGCCCCCCGCTCCGTGCCTGCCACGCTCTACCAGAACCGCGTGCGCTCGAGCTTCTCCGTCGACCAGGTGGGCACCTGGCTCGTGCAGGTGCTCGCCACCGTCTCGACGGGACCGCGCCCCGTCCTGGAGGCCATGGTCCACGTCGACGCCTCGCCGCCGGTGCAGTTCCAGCGCGTCGCCGCTCCGGGTGAAGACGCCGCGCGTGGCGCCAGCGACGACGCCGACGCGATGATGCGCATGATCAACGCCGCGCGCGCCGCCGAAGGCCAGCCCCCGCTCGCGCGCGACGCCGCCCTCGATGCGCTCGCCCTCCAGCACGCCCAGGCCATGAGCGCCGCGCGCCTCGTCGGCCATGACGTCGGCCACGGCGACCCCGCGGCCCGGCTCGCCGCCGCGAACTACGCCGCCCGGATCGCGGGCGAGAACGTCGCCACCTCCGACACCCCCGAGCACGCCCACCGCGCCATCTGGGCCAGCCCCTCGCACCGGGGCAACCTGCTCATGGGCGATTACACCCGCGCCGGCGTGGGCGTCGTCCGCGATGCGCACGGTCGGGTCTGGGTGGCCGAGCTGTTCGCCGGCGGGTGATCCGGCGAAGCACCGCCCTCTCCCGGATCAGCCGCAGGAGGCGGAGCCGGCAAACGCTTGCAGGTGCCCTCGCATCCGCTTCATCGCGCGCTCCTCCACCTGCCGGATCCGCTCCTTCGACACCCCGAAGGCGGCGCCGAGCTGCGACAGCGTCTCCACCTCCTCGGACATCAGGTGCCGCTCGACGATCTGCTGCTCCCGCGGTGACAGCTCGGAGAGCGCCGTCTTCACCGCGGACTCCAGGTGCGCGCGCTCGTCGGCCTGGCAGATCTCCTCTTCGGGCGACGCCGCGCTGTCCGTCAGCACGTCCGAGAGCGGCCTGCCGTCGGCGTGCAGCGGCGAGTCGAACGGCATCTCCGGCCCCGAGAGCAGCGGGAGCAGCGCGTGGGCGCGCCGCGCGGACACCCCCGTCTTCTCGGCCAGCATCTCCGGGTCGTTCACGAACGACTGCCGGAAGTAGCGCACCGCCCGCCGCTCCTCCTTCGACGAGCCGAGCCCCACCACCCGGTGGTTCCGGAACACGTAGTCGCGGATCTCGGCGCGGACCCAGAACTTCGCGAAGGTCACCAGCCGGTGCCCGCGCTCCGGCTCGAAGCGCTCGCACGCCTTGAGCAACCCGATGTTTCCCTGTTGCACGAGGTCTTCCATCGGCGTCCCCCACCGCGCGTACTGGCGGGCGATCAACATCACATGCGGCAGGCATCCCTCGATGATGCGCCGCCCTGCCTCGCGCTCCCCAGCCTTCCAGCGCACCGAGAGCGCCCGTTCCTCTTCGGCCGTGAGGGGCTGCCGCTTGGCGAGTTCCCCCCGGTAGACCGAGAGCGTGTCGTACGATCGTGCAGCGCCCATCACTCGGCTCCTTCCATCGCCATCGACCCCGCCGGCGCCATCGACGCGCCGTCGAGCATTTCATCCAGCTCTCGCTCGCCCTTGTCCTCGGTGGCCTCGCGGCGGAAGAGCCGCCCCAGCCACTCCCCCGCGTCGTCGAACAGCGAATAGGCCACCGGCACCGCCAGGAGCGTCAGCAAGAGCGACAGGCTCTGCCCCCCCAGCACGATGGCCCCCATCGTCCGGTTCTGGCCCGACCCCACCCCGTTCGAGGCCACGAGCGGGATCATCCCGGCGACGAACGCGAGCGTGGTCATCAGGATGGGCCGCAGCCGGTCCTTGTTCGCCTCGATGATCGCCTGCAGGCGCGGCTTGCCCTCACGGCGCAGGTGGTTCGTGTGGTCGATCTGCAGGATCGCGTTCTTCTTCACCACGCCGAACAGCACCAGCAGCCCGAGCGCCGAGAACATGTTCAGCGTCTGCCCGAAGAGCAGCAGCGACAGCAGCGCGAACGGCACCGTCAGCGGCAAGCTCAGGAGGATCGTGACCGGGTGCAGCCACGACTCGAACTGCGCCGCCAGGATCAGGTACATGAAGACGAACGCCAGGCCGATGACCATCACGAACCCGGCCGCCGTGCTCGCCGTGTTCTTCGAGCGCCCCACCGCCTGT is part of the Chondromyces crocatus genome and encodes:
- a CDS encoding CAP domain-containing protein, with translation MSQRAPRPDEAGGAQPLGEPWSSRAALNIALNATLNATLNAALSAVLLAGCTASPLPAPSDTPRPAFPTTQTAPRPSASATASPTPSPGLTGPQPPPLPWAQATESPQPLAATPETATLLSLCGTADAALTDVARRNVERQVRGLDIFPSDELLFTFRAAGGPHPWPRAWSIDGDSLTDGELSARFGAWVDGWRTFGQRRCGVARGTRANGSEVVSVVGVDALADLAALPTTARLGQWLTVEGFFLVPVHEARLVLLGPRGAPRSVPATLYQNRVRSSFSVDQVGTWLVQVLATVSTGPRPVLEAMVHVDASPPVQFQRVAAPGEDAARGASDDADAMMRMINAARAAEGQPPLARDAALDALALQHAQAMSAARLVGHDVGHGDPAARLAAANYAARIAGENVATSDTPEHAHRAIWASPSHRGNLLMGDYTRAGVGVVRDAHGRVWVAELFAGG
- a CDS encoding sigma-70 family RNA polymerase sigma factor yields the protein MGAARSYDTLSVYRGELAKRQPLTAEEERALSVRWKAGEREAGRRIIEGCLPHVMLIARQYARWGTPMEDLVQQGNIGLLKACERFEPERGHRLVTFAKFWVRAEIRDYVFRNHRVVGLGSSKEERRAVRYFRQSFVNDPEMLAEKTGVSARRAHALLPLLSGPEMPFDSPLHADGRPLSDVLTDSAASPEEEICQADERAHLESAVKTALSELSPREQQIVERHLMSEEVETLSQLGAAFGVSKERIRQVEERAMKRMRGHLQAFAGSASCG